The nucleotide sequence tatcaaatagtattatatgttttgctgtTAAGCATGCTCTTAAATAATGATGTTTAATTGATGATatatctagagtatttgttagAACATGTTCTTGGCATAGAGCACTTCTACATTCTTTCTCTTGATTTCTGGataattgtatttatttttatcaagaGAGTTTGTGTGAGAGCACACCATTACTCAtgctttaactttttactaaatttctttgaattaaaaattattaaaaatgccTAATTTAAAAGTTACAAATTTATACCATAGTTCGAAACTTACTTATCTACAAACTATAGTTTTAATTGGTTTATTGTTAACCAAAGTTTTGTTTATCAGTTTAACCAAACATAAACTTAACTTTAATCAAAACTCATGTTGTTTATCcttctatttctttcttctttagaGATGTCATAGCAAGATGTAATctataagaccatgattaacttCAGTCTCTTAAGCTTCGGTTAAGAGATGGTTATTATCTTTTCTTacattttaactaagaaaagttaagaaccgtcttttaaataagagatataagagccgtCTTTTAGCCGAAAAGtgtgaaaaaaacaaacaaaaaatatcaaatcatgagttaagaactccGACTAACAGACCGGGGTTAATCATGCCCAGTTACGTCCAATTCAGTAGCAAGTCGAATccgtacatatatatataccacaACTTGCTGCAGATTGACACTTATTTGGCATTTCTTAAACTAAgagttttaacaaaataaaaaaattgagtaatataaaaaatatatgtttatatatattttttattctatataaaAACTTTGAACCGGTTAAAATAGAAATGAAGAAAACTATAAAAAACAAGAATGTacaaaacacataaaaaaatcaCCAATATATATGTACCACAGCTAAGAGATGACTTCAAAGTAGTAAGGAAATTGAAGAAAAacaattaatcaaaaaatattttgcaccAACTGTCCAAGGAATAATTCTAGCATATGACATAAAAaacatttctcaaaaaaaaaaacacacacacacacacataaataCTACATTTCATATTTCCAGTCTCCACGACCCAAATAAagctttgtatttttttagccacttaagaatataattttaaaaaagaaacaaatcttcTAAGCAACTTTTTAGTGCATTTGTTTTTACTTACTTTGTATCATGTTTATGGAAGAtccttaatttatttttttaatgatctTTAGCTTTTGTTTCTCAATTCTTTGTATATTGATTATTCACAATTTTGTTAATTActgaacataaataaataatttaattgaaaaaGAGTACTATAGAAAAGGAAGTTTTAATTTTACCACAAATTTGATACCATTgtcgatttaaaaaaaacaattattttcatGAATACCCTAAATGTGTGATAAGAGATTAAActaactctttttcttttgtcagcgagattaaactaactattttgAATCATTTGTAAATGTTcaataatcatttataaaagtGTAAACCCAATCCTTTCCCTTCAGtatttaaacactaaacaataaacattaaaccttaaatccaaatGTTAAGATATGTTTGATCGAATGTATTGTTCAAAAGTGGTATCCAACTTATGGGTGTTTCAAAAAAGTtctcaatatttattttattatagttgAGTATCTATATtagatttatcaaaaaataaaataaatatttatactatttaaaataatattatttgtggaaaaaatataattgtagtTTTACAAGTAATAGTATAAAAGTTGTATTTCTAACAACTATATTTAACTCATAAAGTTATAGAACCCTAAATAACAACTTcacatttttgtaaaattaaatatttttatatcaaattttttgatttgaaAATTCATGCCAATCTCAAcactaaatttatattattttaataaaaagaagattacatcattttatttttaatgaatattggCTCAAAAGTTTTTTGACTCAGTCATTTTTCTTCAGTTTTCTTGTTACTTTGAAATTACACCGAGCCGCGGTGCATGTACATCCATTCTTGGACGTCCTATACCAGGACTGTTCCCCGGATCAGTTGGCGCAAAATCTTTCGTTGATTCATCATTTTTCTTCAATCCCCTTGCTACTTTGAAGTAATCATTGTGTCGTGGTGCATGTACATCCATTTTCGGATGTCCTATACCAGGACTGTTGCCTGGATCTGTAGGCGCAAAATCCTTaatatttatcaatattttttcttgAACATTTACAATACCTTTCTTATGTCCATCAAGACTGTGTCCAGCTGGTACCGTAGacaaaaatttattcaaatatgtGACTTTGAAATGATTTTGATTGTCTGCTATCTCTAACAGTCTTGCTTCAGTATTCGACGGTACTTGGAAAGATACTATCGAGATGGCCATAATGGTCATCAAGGAGACATTGAAGAGTTTCATAGTCTTTTCACCCTGAATCAGATACAAGGCTAAAGGCTTTGATATGAGTAGTTTTCGTGATATTTGGAGTAAAGTTGTACAAATGAGATTGTATTTATACTGTCTAGACACTAGCCACATTGATTGAGTTTGGACATTCCTTTTCTCTTGGTCAAATACATTGATATTCGATCAAACACATTGATATTTTCTGGTAAAagatcttgatttttatttttgttttgattttgtcCCACGACACTCagatttcttattcttttttggACATTCTTCCTTTTGATATTAGatctaaaaataactaaatataaattcaGGTATATTCAAATATTGAATGTTTTGGTTTGAATCAAATTTGAATCTAGTTATTTTATACCAAATTTCAAATCCATTCAGATCTTTTATCAATTTTGGtttgtgtttaatatatattttttggattagaTTTGGTTCTTTGGGTTCATGTATGTTATCTTCAGGTATGTTGTCCATCTCTAACACAAAGCAAAAGACTCCTTTATTCAACATCTGATAATGTTACTGTCCAGAACAAGTAAAAGGCAATCCAAAACACAACAATACATCTTACACATATACATACAATTATGAATGTCAgtaatgttaaatatatataataaaatattaaaggtTCATAAGTACGTCAATTTACATGTTGTTGAGTTTTGTCCAAACTAAAATCTCTCGCTTTGAAACCATATATAACTACTTCACACACCTTACTTAAAACTACTAACCCCATACCTCATGCTCTATTGCTATGCCGATACTAACAGCAGCTTGAACAACTTGGATACACCCATCCTCATGTCCGGACATAACCAAACCCATCATCTTATGCATCACAATAACCGCCATTTTATCAGCAGGCAAAAGCTCAATGTGGGGAGCGTAAGCCGCTCTAACCTTCTTGCTCTTGTTCTTCTGCAGCCTCTGCTCTCTCTCGATCACATCTTTCAGCGGCTGGAACCAACCCAGGAACATGTGTTTCACGTAAGGTAGATTGGGAGCGAGACTCTTCTCGCACATCTCCTTCTCCAACTCTCTGTACTCGTCGACCATCCTCTCCCAGGCCTCAGTCTCTTCCTTCACCTGCCGTCTCCTCAAAGAATCGAACTTTCTCTTGTCGATGTCTTTTTTCTCGAGTTTCAGAGTCTGGTCGACGGTTCTGGTCAGACCCTttgttagtgcaagatgacaCAACAATATAGTAGTGCAGAAGATAAATCAAGAGACAAAATAGATACAAGCAACCAACTATTGCTTTATTAGAAATCACctaaacaatctattacaagaCTTGCTTATCAGCTTTTACACGTTagtgttaacaccctaacacacgTTACTGACAGATTCCTAATCTACCCAAACATGTCTCTTTCCCGTCAGTACTTCAGCATctgcttcagcacgacccaaGAACACTCCTAAGGGATTTTCACCCTTCCTCTATAATAATAGCAGTGTCTTATGGAATACAAACGACTCCATAGCTTTTTTATAGTGATCTCCACGTTCttgaaaccctagtctccaaggaACATGAATATGGACAACTTCCATATCAATAAGTAcactttccttttcttaaaaTGTACTTATTCCTCAACGCATAAACTTGCTCCCCAAGTTTATCTCTTGCCTTTTTCTCCATGGTATAAACTTGCTTCTCAAGTTTATCCCACGCCAGCTCAGCATCTTGCGTCCACATGGTCTCTACCACTCCGGATACCTCCTGGTTCACTCTCTGACACACACTGCCTCAGCAACTACTTCAACGACTACGTCAAGACATAAACCCTCAGTTTATCCTTCTCCATCTCAGCATATCTTGCATCCACATGGTAACCCACCACTCTGCATGCCTTATGTAGTAACGACTAATGCATCCAGCATCAGTGACTTCGTCGCCTAGTTAGTCACGAAAGACTATTGACATTTACAAGCTCCACTTGCATCTTCACCCTTGAGGAAGAGCGCGTAGATCCATGGTGGGTCTTGCGTGAAGAGCCTCCTCCTTGAGGAAGGTTCATTCCTTTCGAGGGGCTCTTCGATAAAGGTGGCTCCTTTAGTGGTGGGGTGATGACTCTCGAAGGTGTCGATGAGGTTTCCGTGGAAGTGGGAGGTGGGTTTGTCGGTGATTGAGAGAgaggtggaagaggaggaggaagctgCTGAGATTGGAAGGGTTTTGCGGCGGAAGAGGCCGGAGGAGGGAGGAGGTTTAAGCCAGGTGATTAGGGAAGTTTGGTGATGGAAGTGTGGGGTTTGGTTTaaggagagagaaggagaagccGCCGCAGGGGAAGGAGCCATGGAAGGAAAGTGGAGGTAGAAGATAAGGTCTCGTGAACatttgaagaaggagagaaaTTTTTGTGAGAAACAATCCAACAAACCTCTCTAAAACCTCcactcttttgtttcttttgtttttatattttgtttttaatgaaatatctatctttttaaaaataataaaaacaacatgaacaaattctttaaatatcacaggtt is from Brassica napus cultivar Da-Ae chromosome A4, Da-Ae, whole genome shotgun sequence and encodes:
- the LOC125608004 gene encoding DNA-directed RNA polymerase 3, chloroplastic-like, producing MVDEYRELEKEMCEKSLAPNLPYVKHMFLGWFQPLKDVIEREQRLQKNKSKKVRAAYAPHIELLPADKMAVIVMHKMMGLVMSGHEDGCIQVVQAAVSIGIAIEHEVWG
- the LOC106446540 gene encoding DNA-directed RNA polymerase 3, chloroplastic-like, yielding MAPSPAAASPSLSLNQTPHFHHQTSLITWLKPPPSSGLFRRKTLPISAASSSSSTSLSITDKPTSHFHGNLIDTFESHHPTTKGATFIEEPLERNEPSSRRRLFTQDPPWIYALFLKGEDASGACKCQ